Below is a genomic region from Streptomyces sp. RPA4-2.
GCGGCCCTCGGAGATCCGTGCGAAGTGGGGCCGGATCACGGGCTACGTCGCCGAGCATCCGGCCGGCACGGACGACACGGAGTACGCGATCTTCTCCGGTCTGCTGCTGGCCCGGCACGGCTCGGCGCTCACCGTGGCGCACGTCGAGTCGGCCTGGCACGAGTGGATCGCGGACCGTGACGAGGGACCGTTCCGCGGCGCCGGCTTCAGCGAGCGGGGCACCCTGGAGAATCTCCGCCGGGGACTGGCGGCCCCCATCTCGGCCCAGCACCGGCACGCGTGGAGCGACGGCCTGGCGATGCGCGCGGCCCCCTTCGGCGTGTTCGCGGCGGGGCGTCCCGCGGAGGCCGCGCGCCTGGTGGCGATCGACGGTTCGGTGAGCCATGACGGCGAGGGCATCTACGGCGGCCAGGCGGTCGCGGCGGGTGTCGCGGCGGCGATGGCGGGTGCCTCGACGTTCTCCGTGGCCGCCTCCGCGCTCGCGGTGATCCCGGACGACTCCTGGACGGCCCGCTCGCTGCGCCGCGCGATCGCGGTCGCGCACCGCGGCGAACGGGCGGTGCGCTCGGCGGTCGTCATCGGCGGCTACCCCTGGACGGACCTGGCCCCCGAGGCCGTCGCCCTGGCCTTCGGAGCGTACGCCGCCGCCGACGGCGACTTCACCGAGTCCGTCCTCACCGCCGTCAACATGGGCCGCGACGCCGACACCACGGCGGCGGTGGCGGGCGCTCTGGCCGGGGCGACCCGGGGCGCCCGCGCGATCCCGGCCGCCTGGGCGGCTGCCATCGGCCCGGCGCGCGGCAGCTGCCTCCCCTCGATGGAGGGCCACCACGTACTGGACGTGGCGGAACTGCTGACCCCCGGGGACGACAGAAAGTGGCGGTCGGTTGCCGCACGGGAGCCGGGCCCGGACGGCGCACTCCCCGTACGGGACCGGAGACGGCCCGCACGCGATCCGGACCGCACGAGAGCGGCCCCGCATCCGGAACCGGGCGCCGCCCCCGGCTCCCGCGCCCTCGCCACCGGCCCCGTCCTCACCATGGACCCCGTCATCACAACGGACCAGACCCTCACCACAGCTCAGCCCCCCGCCACCCACCTCGCTCTCACCGCGGACCACCCCGTCATCGCGGACCTCGCCCTCACCACAGACCCCGCCCCGGCCACCGCCGACGAGGAGGTACGCCCATGAGACCCGGCCTCGTGGGAGACGAAGCCGGCGCGGGAGCGGCCTCGGCACCGGACGTCCTCGTCACCGAGGTCGCCGACCCGACGCCCGGCCCGCGCCCCCGCCGTATCGAGGGCCTCCTGCTCGGCCTCGCCGCGGGCGACGCCGCCGGCTGGCCCGCGGCCCGGCACCGCGCCGCCCGGATGCCCGAGTGGACACGGCGGCTGACCAGGGAACTGGACACGTTCGCCGAACAGAACGCGACGACGACCCTGCCGGTGCCCATCGCCCTGAACCAGCCGCCGGAGCCCCTGCGGCTCGGACCCTCGGACGACGCCGAGTGGGCGGCGTTCGCCGCCGAGGCCGTGCTGCGGGCCGGCGACGCCGCCGCGCTCGGCGATCTCAGCCGGGCGCGGCGGATGCGGGCGTCCATCGACCTGTCCTGGAACGCCGTCGCCAGCGAGGTCGCCGCGGCCGCCGAGCGCGCCCCCGAGGTCGAGTCCGCGCTGCTGCCGCTGCGCGCCCGGATCTCCGTACGGGCCGGGCTCGGCAACCTCGCCACCGGACTGCGGCCGCCCGCCACCGGCCACGACAATCCGCACTACTTCGACGACGCGGCCTGCGTCCGGGCCTGTGTGCTCGCCATCGCCCACCCGGGCGATGCCACGCTCGCCGCGGAACTGGCCGAGTTCGACGCCCGCTACACCCAGGACGGTGACGGTGTGCACGGCGCCCGCGCCATGGCCGCCGCCCTCGCGCTCGCCCTCGCCGGGGCCGACGTCGAGGCCTGCGCGGACGCCGCCCTCGCCGAACTGCCCAAGGAGACCGAGATCGGCCGCAACGCGCGCCACGCGCTGCGGCTCGCCCGCGACAGCGAGGGCACCTTCGCCCTGGTCCCCCTCCTGGAGCACCAGATCGTCGACCACGTCTACAGCTACGGCGTCGCGGCGGCGGAAACGGTTCCGGTCGCCCTGGCCCTCGCGACCGCGGCGCGCGGCCGGATCGCGGAAGCGGTGCCCGCCGCCGCCTGCCTCTCCCGCGTCGCCGACTCCGCCCCGGCCCTGGCGGGGGCGCTGACCGGCGCGCTCGGCGGCGGCGCCGCGATCCCGGCCACCTGGCGCGACGCCTGCCGGATCCTCTCGGGCTGCGCGCTTCCCCGCCTCACCGGTACGGATCTCGTCGGACTCGCCGATCTGCTCGAAGCGACGGAACTGGCCCTCCCAGAGGGATGATTCGGGCATGAAGCCCAAAAGAGCAGAAATGGGAACACTCGACGAACGGATCACAGGAGCCCTCGTCGGAGCCGCCGTCGGCGACGCGCTCGGCGGCCCCGTCGAGGGCTACACCCCCGAACAGATCGCCGAACGGCACGGCGGTCGCGTGCACGGCGTCGTCGGCCCCTGGAACGGCGACGCCTGGCGCACCGCCCGCCCCATCGCCCCGTACCACAAGGGCGACGGACACGTCACCGACGACACCCTGATGACCCACGCGCTGATCCGCGTGTACACCACGGTCCGCGACCACCTCGACGCCTACGCCGTCGCCGGGCATCTGGTCCCCGACCTGATGACGGCCCCCCGCTGGATCCCGGAACTGGAAGCGGAGGCGCTCCCGCTCCAGCGGATCTTCCTCGCCGAGAAGTGGCTGGTCGCCCGGCTCCACTACGGCCATGTGGACCCCCGGGAGGCGGGCGCGGGCAACATCGTCAACTGCGGCGCCGCGATGTACATGGCACCGGTCGGACTGGTGAACGCGGCCAACCCGGCGGGCGCGTACACCGAGGCGCTGGACGTCGCGGGCGCGCACCAGTCCTCCTACGGAAGGGAGGCGGCCGGCGTGCTGGCGGCGGGGGTGGCCGCGGCCTGCGCGCCGGGGGCGACCCCGGACTCGGTCGTCACGGCCTGCCTGGCCCTGGCGAAGGACGGCACCCGGGACGCGATCGACGCGGTCTGCGAAGTCGCCGCCCGCCATTCGGACTTCGAATCGGCGCTGCGCCCGCTGCGGGAGGCGGTGGCCCCCTACGACACGGTGGGACCGGACTACCGCACCCCGTCGCTCGGCGCCCGCCGCCCCTCCCGGCTGCACTCCATCGAGGAACTCCCCGTCGCGCTCGGCATGCTGCTGGTCTCCGGCGGCGACTTCCGGCACGCGGTCCTCGGCTCGGTGAACTACGGCCGAGACTGCGACTCCATCGCCACGATGGCCGGGGCCCTCGCCGGCGCGCTCGGCTCCGAGGTCCCGCGCGACTGGGCCAAGACGGTCGAGGAATCGAGCCGCCTCGACCTGCACGCCCCGGCGACGGCGCTCGCGGAGGTGACCCGCGAGATCTTCGACCGGGACGTACACCGCCGGCGCGCGCACGAGGCGGCGTACGCCGCGCTTGCGGGGATCCCGTGCTCCGACTGACCTG
It encodes:
- a CDS encoding ADP-ribosylglycohydrolase family protein, translating into MASIACIPSVPAPGDATGLRERARGALLGLAVGDALGAPAENMRPSEIRAKWGRITGYVAEHPAGTDDTEYAIFSGLLLARHGSALTVAHVESAWHEWIADRDEGPFRGAGFSERGTLENLRRGLAAPISAQHRHAWSDGLAMRAAPFGVFAAGRPAEAARLVAIDGSVSHDGEGIYGGQAVAAGVAAAMAGASTFSVAASALAVIPDDSWTARSLRRAIAVAHRGERAVRSAVVIGGYPWTDLAPEAVALAFGAYAAADGDFTESVLTAVNMGRDADTTAAVAGALAGATRGARAIPAAWAAAIGPARGSCLPSMEGHHVLDVAELLTPGDDRKWRSVAAREPGPDGALPVRDRRRPARDPDRTRAAPHPEPGAAPGSRALATGPVLTMDPVITTDQTLTTAQPPATHLALTADHPVIADLALTTDPAPATADEEVRP
- a CDS encoding ADP-ribosylglycohydrolase family protein; the protein is MRPGLVGDEAGAGAASAPDVLVTEVADPTPGPRPRRIEGLLLGLAAGDAAGWPAARHRAARMPEWTRRLTRELDTFAEQNATTTLPVPIALNQPPEPLRLGPSDDAEWAAFAAEAVLRAGDAAALGDLSRARRMRASIDLSWNAVASEVAAAAERAPEVESALLPLRARISVRAGLGNLATGLRPPATGHDNPHYFDDAACVRACVLAIAHPGDATLAAELAEFDARYTQDGDGVHGARAMAAALALALAGADVEACADAALAELPKETEIGRNARHALRLARDSEGTFALVPLLEHQIVDHVYSYGVAAAETVPVALALATAARGRIAEAVPAAACLSRVADSAPALAGALTGALGGGAAIPATWRDACRILSGCALPRLTGTDLVGLADLLEATELALPEG
- a CDS encoding ADP-ribosylglycohydrolase family protein gives rise to the protein MGTLDERITGALVGAAVGDALGGPVEGYTPEQIAERHGGRVHGVVGPWNGDAWRTARPIAPYHKGDGHVTDDTLMTHALIRVYTTVRDHLDAYAVAGHLVPDLMTAPRWIPELEAEALPLQRIFLAEKWLVARLHYGHVDPREAGAGNIVNCGAAMYMAPVGLVNAANPAGAYTEALDVAGAHQSSYGREAAGVLAAGVAAACAPGATPDSVVTACLALAKDGTRDAIDAVCEVAARHSDFESALRPLREAVAPYDTVGPDYRTPSLGARRPSRLHSIEELPVALGMLLVSGGDFRHAVLGSVNYGRDCDSIATMAGALAGALGSEVPRDWAKTVEESSRLDLHAPATALAEVTREIFDRDVHRRRAHEAAYAALAGIPCSD